TCCTCGATTTTTTGGATTCTTTGCTGAATGAGCTCGTTTGATTCTTTTGCGTCTAACATTACGATTCTATTTTCCTGGGAGTATTTGATAAAACGTTCTGGCTAAGTTTGTAAACACGAGTTCGAATCCTTCTTCGGTTAAAAACCAATTGGATAGATTCGTCCGATCCGCGAGAGGAACGATATGGACCTTGAGACCGGCCGGTCCTAAAACAGATTCGTAAATTTTTTGATTCAGCGACGATTCGAATCTTTTGGAGAGGATCAGAATATTCTTCAATTGTCGATCCAGACAAATTTTCAAAAGCGATTTCGAAAAATTCTTCGCGCCCGCAGGGTATGGTTCGAGTTTATAGATGAGAATTTTGGATTCATCCACACCAAGAGCCACGAGAGAACTTTGGATTTCCTGGGTAAGTTCCAAACCGATTCCTACATTGGAATTTGCGGTTGCAGGAGAATAGAGGACGATTAGAATCCCTGCGTAACCTTTTTTAAAACCGTCGGCCGCATTTTTGAGAATGTCGCGCGGAAGTGTTTCCTTTACTTCCAATACGAGAGCGTCGCTTTTGGGAAACGGGCTGTCTTTGATTAAGAAAAGAGGGGAAAGAAAAACGAATCCAGAGATCAAAAGAAGACAGAGGAAAAATCCGGAAAAGAATAACCGCGCTTTGTACAAAACTTCCTGTACGGATACCGGTCCTGGATTTGCAGACATATAGAACGAGAGTTTTTCCCAGGAACCAAATTACAAGAGGAATTTAGAGGCGCTCAAGTCGTTGCTTCCCACAAAGGGTTTCCTTTTGGAAACTTGCAGAGATACAAGACCCGAAGTGAAAAAAGTCGGGATCAATGAATCTGATCTTTTTCCGATGAATCGTTTCCGTAAAGCACGGCGGCTTCCAGTTCAATTGTAACCCTCGGTTCAACGAATTGGGCGACGGTTTCCACGATTTCGGCTGGAGGTTTGTTCAGTGAAAGCATCAGATCTTCCCAACTCGCCCTGAGTCCGATAAACTTCGCGATAGCGTAACCTAACATCAACGCGTTTGCGAGATTATAAAAAGAATAAGCCCAGTTTCTATGGAGGTAATTCGTAACAAAACCGAAAAATAGCTGGGCCATAAGCGCGTATTCCGCGATTACATACAGAGCAGGCATTGCGGTTCTTCCGATGACCTTCGGCGTTCTGCTGAATGGGATTTGTTTTCCGGTAACCGCTTGGTTCAAAGACATCAGAACTCCGGCGAGATTCACGGGAATGAGAAGTAAATTGAGGGCATAAACTCGGAAGACGTCCATCCAACGATAGCCCATTTCCACGAGATCCATTCCGTAGAGAAAAAAGTATGGAAGAGAAGAGATGGCAATCCAATAGGTTTCCATTCCTTCTCCGAGTGGACTTCCCATTAAAATTACCAATCCAATATTCACCGCCGCGATCGAACCGAGATAGTGGACCCGAAAGAATGCTTCCACAAATTTTGCAAGACTCCAAGGCCATTGAAATACGTGGCGCAAAAGTTTCGGAAGAATGATCAATCCACCGTTTGCCCATCTTCTTCTTTGGATCAAAAGGGAACCAAAATCCGCAGGTGTTGCGCTGTAAGCAAGACGTTCCGGATAGTTGTATAAATTCCAATTTACGTCTAAAAGATCGATACTGGATTCGGTATCTTCGATGACTGTATTGTCTTGGATATAACGATGAATTTTGTATCCTCGTTCCTCATAGACGGTGCAGATATCGAGAAGCGCTTTGTATCGGAGCATTGCGTTGGCGCCGACCCAAAAGGTCGCTCCAAAATGAGTAAACCCTTGGTGAATCTGATACTGAATATCTGTGGTCGCTCCAGCCATTTGTTCCAGAAGGTTAGGGGCCCCGGGAATTGCGCTATAAGGAGTTTGTGCCACTGCAACTCGTTCGTTCTTGGGAGAGGCCATGACCTTCGCCAATTTTAAAACGTAGTCCGGAAGAAGGGCGCTGTCTGCGTCTAAAGTAATTAAAAATTCAGCGGAAGGGATTTCAAAAGAAGCGTTCGCTTCCTCCGTTTCTTCCAGAAAAGTTCCGTGCGATTCTTCTCTTTCCTTCCATTTCTTTCCTAAAAGATAGATGTAACTGTTCAAGTTCATCGCTTTGTTCGGAAGGTGGGAAAGGTTGAGATATTTTTTTCTTTCAAAGCTGGTGAATTGTACGGAAAAAAGACAGGCAAGACGATTGTATTCCTTTTCGATTCTTTCAAGGGAAGCTCCGCCTTGGGAAAGAAGATTCTCCAACTCTAAAATTCTTTCGGAATGCAATTCTTCCCATTTTGCAAAAAAACGGTCCCGCATAAAGACGCGTGTATGTTCCGGGAGTTCTCTTTTGATCGAATGATCGTCATAGTTTAGAATCCGATTTTGAAACCAAAGAGAGACGTTTTGGTAGTGGCGAATCAGCTCTTCGGTCTCGATCGAAAAATCAAGAGAACCCATACGTTTGCGTTTTAAGAATTCCGCTTTCGCCGTTGCAAACGGAGCGCACGCTTCTTCGAATTCTTGTTGAAGCGAAGTCGGAAGATTTCTCATCTTCTGAAGGGCTTCGAAATCGGAATAGTTTTTCGGTTGTGGCGGATCGTCGATCAGGAGTACCACTCTTCGATTCGGATAGTCCTGGAGTGCCGCGGATAAGAGAGTTTCTCGAACGATATCCAATTCTTCCTTATAGGAAGGCACCAATACCGCTAAGGGAGGGGAATCGACCTGGTAGATTTCTTCTAATTCTTCCCGTTCCGGCGGATTGTGTTTTAAGAGCCTTTTGAAATAACCAAGACGGGTAAATTGATAAACGAAGTTCCCGTAAGTGAGCAACGTGATAATGACGATAAAAGCGATTTGGCCGATGGCGGCAAAAGGCCTGTGATCCAGGATTTCTTCCACGAGAATTTGAAACATCTCGATGCACGCAAAGACGCAGGAGACGATCGTCAGAAAAAGGAAAATGCGTGTGATCCAGATCTGGTTGCTATAATACCGATTTGTCTTCAAATTCATGGATTCTGCTACGAGAGCTGGATTCTTTCTCATCTAAATTGCACTGAATCTACTATATCAAAAATTACCCTTCGTTATGTAATTCATAATTATTTTCGACTGAAGGAAATTTTTATCAAGTTTCGAAAATTTAAAGAATTCTAATAAGAATACGGCGAGTTTCCCTGAGTAGACTTCTGTGTCTTTTGACATACGATGTAACGTGGATTTTCCAATTGTTCAACAAACGTTGCAAGATCGCATTTTCCATCGATAAAGATTCTTTTTACGTGAAACGGATCGTCCCCTGGGACATTGGCGCCGTCTTCCGTTGTGAGGAGCGCTTTGTAACCGGAACGTTTTGCCAATTGAACTAAGGTTTCATTGTACCAACCGCAAGGCCAAGCCAGATAATCGATCGGAATTCCTAACTTTTCTTCTAAGATCTTTTTGGATTCTCTGAGTTCAAAGAGTGCTTCTTTGACGCTCTTTCCAGGAACCTTCTTATCTACCCAGGTTACAAGATTGTCCTTTGGATCCCAGGGATGACTATAGGAGTGGGAACCGATTTCGAAAAGAGGGTTTGCAGAGAGTTCTTTGATATCGGACCATTCTAGATATACGCCATTTCCGATTCCTTTGGGTCCCGAGATGATCCAGAAAGAAGCGGGGAATGAATGTTTTTTGAGAATCGGGACCGCGTTTAGGGCATTCTTCCAGCCGTCGTCAAAGTTAAGCGCGATCGAACGATCGGGAAGAGTTGTTCCCTTCTTCATATAAAGTAGGAGTTCTTTCATGGAAATCGGATGATATCCGTGTGAGGAAAGGTATTCCATCTGTTCCTCGAACTTTTTTAGGGAGATGACCGTTTCTCCCGGTTCCCGATCGTTTTCGGTTACGATTTCGTGGTAGATCAGAACCGGGATTCCTTTGGTATTCGAGACTTTCGAAGTGTTCGATTCTTTTGCCGGAGCACTGCAAAAGGCAAAGTAAGAAAGTAAAATCAAAACAAGCCCGAATCTGGAGAAGTTAAGAATTTTGGATACGATCGAATTCAAAGGTTACCTCGCGTTTAGATGATCTAGGATCAACTCTTAAAGGGCATATCACCCAAATAATTCTTCTTACCGATATCCACTCCGTTGTGACGTAAGATGGAATACGCGGTTGTAATATGAAAATAAAAATTCGGGATGGCGTGTTGAATTGCAAATTCTTTTCCGGTGAGATATTTTCCTTCCCAGCGTGGTTGTGAGATCCTACGATCGATGGCTTCGTTGAAATCCTTCTCCGTAAACGTTTCGAGATAAGAGAGGACGGATTGAATTCTTTCCTGAAGTTCGTGAAGTGTTTTTTCCTGGTCTTCGTGTTTTGGAGCTTCCTTCCCGGTCAAACGAGATACGCCTAATTTTGCGGTGTCGCAGGCGATCTGCACTTGTTTGATCAGATGAAACTGATCGAGAGCCAGCCTTGAATTCAGAAGAATCTCGACTTCTACCTTTTTTGTTTCCGCGTGGGAGGCGCCTTTTTCCAAGAGAACGCTAAGATTTTTGAGCATTTTGGAGAACTGAAGAATTGTGATTTCGTATAGCATGATTTTCCTAATTGAGGATCGGGGTGATTTTTCAAAGCTTTTGAGATGCTTACAATTCTGATAGAATTTTTCAGAAGAGAGGACTGGATGGGGATTTTTATAAGAGGAAAGTTTTTTCGTTCGGATTCCTTTTTTGATCGTACGGAATTTCTCAACGTCTTCCGGAATATTCCTTGGTACGAAAAACGAGAGAGCGTTTATCGAAAATCGAAATCTTTCTAAAGTCCGACAATCCACCGTGAAACGGCGCCGTTCGTTCCGGATGCTCCAGAATGTACATATTTTTGGTAATGGGCTGGGGCTGGAAAGTTTCGGGAAACTTTTTTTGAAGATCACAAAATCGTGGTTTCTCAAGAACCTTTCTATTTTGTAAGAACTCTCACAAATCTGCCTATTTTCGTTTTGAGTTTTCTTTCTCAACATATTGTAGCTAAAACGACGAAAGCCATATTCGTTTAGGAATGTAGGAGCTACAACGCGCGGGTTATTATGACTTGGATTCTGACCAAAGCTCGCTTCGAGTCCCGATTTTTTTGAAATTGATTGTTTGATTTTAAAAAAGAGGAAAGATTCTTGCTCGAGAGGGGACTCGAACCCCTACACCTAATCGGCACAAGCACCTCAAGCTTGCGTGTCTACCAATTCCACCACCCGAGCGGTTGCAATGGA
Above is a genomic segment from Leptospira stimsonii containing:
- a CDS encoding glycosyltransferase family 2 protein → MKTNRYYSNQIWITRIFLFLTIVSCVFACIEMFQILVEEILDHRPFAAIGQIAFIVIITLLTYGNFVYQFTRLGYFKRLLKHNPPEREELEEIYQVDSPPLAVLVPSYKEELDIVRETLLSAALQDYPNRRVVLLIDDPPQPKNYSDFEALQKMRNLPTSLQQEFEEACAPFATAKAEFLKRKRMGSLDFSIETEELIRHYQNVSLWFQNRILNYDDHSIKRELPEHTRVFMRDRFFAKWEELHSERILELENLLSQGGASLERIEKEYNRLACLFSVQFTSFERKKYLNLSHLPNKAMNLNSYIYLLGKKWKEREESHGTFLEETEEANASFEIPSAEFLITLDADSALLPDYVLKLAKVMASPKNERVAVAQTPYSAIPGAPNLLEQMAGATTDIQYQIHQGFTHFGATFWVGANAMLRYKALLDICTVYEERGYKIHRYIQDNTVIEDTESSIDLLDVNWNLYNYPERLAYSATPADFGSLLIQRRRWANGGLIILPKLLRHVFQWPWSLAKFVEAFFRVHYLGSIAAVNIGLVILMGSPLGEGMETYWIAISSLPYFFLYGMDLVEMGYRWMDVFRVYALNLLLIPVNLAGVLMSLNQAVTGKQIPFSRTPKVIGRTAMPALYVIAEYALMAQLFFGFVTNYLHRNWAYSFYNLANALMLGYAIAKFIGLRASWEDLMLSLNKPPAEIVETVAQFVEPRVTIELEAAVLYGNDSSEKDQIH
- a CDS encoding polysaccharide deacetylase family protein, translating into MILLSYFAFCSAPAKESNTSKVSNTKGIPVLIYHEIVTENDREPGETVISLKKFEEQMEYLSSHGYHPISMKELLLYMKKGTTLPDRSIALNFDDGWKNALNAVPILKKHSFPASFWIISGPKGIGNGVYLEWSDIKELSANPLFEIGSHSYSHPWDPKDNLVTWVDKKVPGKSVKEALFELRESKKILEEKLGIPIDYLAWPCGWYNETLVQLAKRSGYKALLTTEDGANVPGDDPFHVKRIFIDGKCDLATFVEQLENPRYIVCQKTQKSTQGNSPYSY
- a CDS encoding DUF1993 domain-containing protein, with the translated sequence MLYEITILQFSKMLKNLSVLLEKGASHAETKKVEVEILLNSRLALDQFHLIKQVQIACDTAKLGVSRLTGKEAPKHEDQEKTLHELQERIQSVLSYLETFTEKDFNEAIDRRISQPRWEGKYLTGKEFAIQHAIPNFYFHITTAYSILRHNGVDIGKKNYLGDMPFKS